GTCGCAGCGTGGTATAGAAAAAACTTTTTTATCCTTTGCATGACGCCGTGTGGTTGGTTTCCGAAGTATTGTGCTATCTGCAAAAACGCCTTGATGCTCGGCGGCTTCGGCTAAACGTGCCCTTGGCCCCGTATACCACTTTTAAAATCGGTGGGCCAGCGGACCTATTTTTCGAAGCCTACAGGCGTGATGAGCTTGCTACAGCGGTTTTGGCTGCGCGTGAACTAGGCATCCCTTATTTTGTACTTGGCCTAGGTGCCAACATCTTGGTCGGTGACCGGGGTTTTCGAGGTCTGGTCATCCGCAATGCCGCCCGGGCTTACCGGTTGCTAGATGGCCACCGTCTTTGGGCCGAAAGTGGCGCCATCGTCTACCCCGACCTCATCGAAGTAGCCGTCAATGCTGGCCTTTCCGGACTGGAACACTACGTAGGCATTCCTTCCACTGTGGGAGGTGCGCTGTGGCAAAACCTGCACTTTCTCTCGCCGCCGCCTGAGCGGGCACGCACGATGTTTATTGCCGAGGTGCTGGCCGAGGCTGAAGTGCTGACGGCGGAAAACATGCGCCAGACGGTCGGGCCAGAGTACTTCTGCTTTGGCTACGACTATTCGATCCTCCATGAACGCGACGACATCGTGCTGGCCGCAACGTTTCAACTTGCTCCTGGTGACCCAGCCCGCATGCGGGAAATCATGGAGGCGAACCTGGCTTGGCGGCGAGAACGTCACCCTCCACTGGAAACTGAACCCAGTGCCGGCTCGATCTTCAAAAAAATCGATGGCATTGGTGCCGGACGCCTTATCGACCAGTGTGGCCTCAAGGGCACGCGCATTGGTGATGCTGAAGTCTCGCCAAAACATGCAAACATCATCGTTAACCGCGGCCGTGCTACCGCGACGCAGGTGCGTGCGCTCATCGCTTATGTGCAACACGTGGTCGAAACCCGCACCGGCTACCGGCTAGAACCAGAAATCCGTTTTGTGGGCGAGTTTGACCCCTTGCCCGACGTAGAAGCCTTGGCGCAATGGGTACACGCAAAAGCATCAACGTGATGGAAGCTCCTGCAGCACCGGTTGACTTGGCGTACCGTGCCTATGGAACCGAGGGTCCGGCCCTCCTGATTTTGCACGGCCTATTGGGCAGCAGTGG
This Rhodothermus bifroesti DNA region includes the following protein-coding sequences:
- the murB gene encoding UDP-N-acetylmuramate dehydrogenase, with the translated sequence MHDAVWLVSEVLCYLQKRLDARRLRLNVPLAPYTTFKIGGPADLFFEAYRRDELATAVLAARELGIPYFVLGLGANILVGDRGFRGLVIRNAARAYRLLDGHRLWAESGAIVYPDLIEVAVNAGLSGLEHYVGIPSTVGGALWQNLHFLSPPPERARTMFIAEVLAEAEVLTAENMRQTVGPEYFCFGYDYSILHERDDIVLAATFQLAPGDPARMREIMEANLAWRRERHPPLETEPSAGSIFKKIDGIGAGRLIDQCGLKGTRIGDAEVSPKHANIIVNRGRATATQVRALIAYVQHVVETRTGYRLEPEIRFVGEFDPLPDVEALAQWVHAKAST